TTTCTCCCTGAACTCTTGAGTGGTTCAAGCTATGAGTTTCTTTTCAGTTTTCACCCCACACTTTCTTGGCCTTGATTATTatggttattattatttgaacaaTCAAACTTTGACCAAACACCACATGTTATGATTAAAGAAGCCAAAGCTGAAGAATGTTTTGCATGATCTGATCGtaccaaaaaaaaatgatgGTCATGATTATGGATAGACCATCCAAcggttcatttttatttattattaaaacatTATTTTCAGCCTACTACAAAAAAACAAACTGAACTTTAAGCACCAAATTAGTGTTAGACACCTGGACGAAAAAAAAGTATCCGATTGTTGAGAGGACACAAGTTTAGATGTACAAACAAGGCAAGAGAAATATTGATGCAAAAATGGATCTGCCTTGAAATACTTAGGTGGCCAAACCACACACTCATTTAAGCAGGTCAAAATCCAGTGTAAAACAAATATTGCCAATCTCCAGAGAGAAGTCATTGTTCAACAAGCAAACTAACAATAAAATTTGAAGATGAGAAACCATAACCGAATTATTAACAAACTCATATTTTAGAACCacatatttttcataataatgtAATTTTCCTTATACAGAATGCAATGGATTTGCAAATTGTTGTaacactttttttgtttttctttgtttgtagcTTGATAATAGTTAAGATATATGATCTCATAGGATAACAGTAAAGAACTATTAGTTACTATAAAGAGATCTTAAACACTAAAGCTGTAAGCTACAACTAGGAATAGGAATATCCTCTAAAGAATGAATAAAGCATAGTGGAATTAAAAAGGATGATAGCAATTGCAAAAATAGAAAGttcaaaattaattgaatataaatgAGATAGTCAAGACATCAGTGGTATCGATGTTATGGCATAGCCAAAGTCCTCTCACCCAACAGATACAGAATTTACAGAACTATGATACATATTCAGCAACAACAGAGATGTGATTTCAATTTGAGTTGATGTAACTTACTTTCTTTCATCCATTCAATAAGCCTCTAGCAATCATTTCCCGAAGAAGTTTCTCCGCCATGTCATTCTCACCTTTTTCAAACAAAGCACGAATAACAATTTCAAAAGTCACAGCATCTGGTAAGCAACCATTGTCTTCCATTTTTGACATCAGGGCCAGTGCTTCTTCAAATAAGCCCTCTTTGCAGAGCCCATTGATCATAATAGTATATGTCCTCACATTTGGACGATAGCTTTTAATGGAAAGATCATGAAAAATCTCTTTTGCATCTGTAAGTCTTCCACCTTTGCATAGGCCATCAATAAGTACATTATACGTGCATGTATTGGGATCAATGCCactctttttcatttgattaaATAATACAAGTGCCTTGTcaacttgtttgatattgagcATCCCATCCAACAAGGAAGTGTAAGTGATTATATTAGCAGGTTGACCTTTATTATGCATCTCAACAAGAAGCTTTGAAGCACAAGAGATTCTCCTTGATTTTCCCAAGCCATCAATTAGAGTACTGTAAGTTACCGTGTTAGGAACCAAGTTCTTGCGATGCATCTCTTCAAAGAGATTCAAGGCATCATCCATCAATTTACTTTTGCACAAgccattaataataatattgtaacTTTGGATATCAGGAGCCATTCCTGTCTGGGCCATTGTGTCAAATATACATTTTGCCTTGTTTAATTCGTTAACCAAGCAATACCCATCCATTAAACAATTATAAGTAACCACAGTTGGCTTCACAGCATCTTTTGTCATCATAGCCAACACACTCTTAGCATCTTTGATCTTTCCTTCCTTGCATAGCCCATCAATCAAAGTATTATAGGTATAAACATTAGGAGTAATGTTTCTAAGCACCATATCACTTAACAAATCAATGGCTTTCTTATATTGACCCTCAAGACACAATCCAAAAATGAGAGAACTGTATGTGATAACATTGGGAGAAATTCCCTTAGCAAGCATTTCAGAGAATAAATGAAAAGCCTGACTTACAAGTGTATCCTTGCAGAGGCTATCAATAATTGCGCTGTACATGAAGACATCAGGAGCAATCCCATACTGTGGGATCTTTCTCAACAGTTGAATAGCAGCTGATGTGTGTCCGGTCTTACAGAGCCCATTGATCAAGGTCCCATAAGTGACTTGGTTGAAGCGAAATCCATGAGCCAGCACTCTGTCATGAAAGTGCAGTGCTTTTTCAACATTACCGCAGAGACAGAGACCTTTAATGAGTGTAGTCAATGTTATGGTATCAGGCTGAAAACCCATCCTGAAAATCTTGGCCAATGTAGAGAAAGCGGGAGTGATCCGACCCATGCCACAGCAACAATTGATTAAAATATTCATCGTAAATATGTCGGGCGCAATTCC
The Arachis duranensis cultivar V14167 chromosome 5, aradu.V14167.gnm2.J7QH, whole genome shotgun sequence genome window above contains:
- the LOC107490668 gene encoding putative pentatricopeptide repeat-containing protein At1g12700, mitochondrial isoform X1, producing MLRAASFSSLSFSRFSFSLRIPSFLVPYVFPFRFPSCSCSMSSLHSPSELTSPRHVDEAVDSFARMLSMRRTPSIIQFNQILGSLAKTHHFPTAISLFQQLQARGIAPDIFTMNILINCCCGMGRITPAFSTLAKIFRMGFQPDTITLTTLIKGLCLCGNVEKALHFHDRVLAHGFRFNQVTYGTLINGLCKTGHTSAAIQLLRKIPQYGIAPDVFMYSAIIDSLCKDTLVSQAFHLFSEMLAKGISPNVITYSSLIFGLCLEGQYKKAIDLLSDMVLRNITPNVYTYNTLIDGLCKEGKIKDAKSVLAMMTKDAVKPTVVTYNCLMDGYCLVNELNKAKCIFDTMAQTGMAPDIQSYNIIINGLCKSKLMDDALNLFEEMHRKNLVPNTVTYSTLIDGLGKSRRISCASKLLVEMHNKGQPANIITYTSLLDGMLNIKQVDKALVLFNQMKKSGIDPNTCTYNVLIDGLCKGGRLTDAKEIFHDLSIKSYRPNVRTYTIMINGLCKEGLFEEALALMSKMEDNGCLPDAVTFEIVIRALFEKGENDMAEKLLREMIARGLLNG